In a genomic window of Rhopalosiphum maidis isolate BTI-1 chromosome 4, ASM367621v3, whole genome shotgun sequence:
- the LOC113557397 gene encoding uncharacterized protein LOC113557397, whose amino-acid sequence MDESKSGFYQCKLSNSEAGPYFIELINDTKELIIDMNNTNILNYTTSGKIILEDINLKIWSQWTQWSLCSKCEVMGKRNKFGHCTVSLKDNIIHEINIKHKKYRKEIQVLERLMAAFDTGLPCESSLLNLFGYYGIIIMNKAIRVMVEQCQVKCNKDNLFETKDTQGNIKEKVNNSAGIYSPLQRIPEMPPKVETSVIVTFINEQLNITCPGNLNSDAPYEWKVKDQIILLSNERITVDILNRLTIKNITEEDEKIFTCWQIDDLAGIVKIKLIKGFNISNQKDIYFYAVFVVLGIFVWVGLKMFFDREAAYSK is encoded by the exons atggatGAAtctaaaagtggtttttatcaATGTAAATTGTCTAATAGTGAAGCAGGACCTTACTTTATTGAACTTATTAATGATACTAAAGAGCTGATCATTGat ATGAAcaacactaatattttaaattatacaacaagtggaaaaataattttagaggatataaatttaaaaatttggagTCAATGGACTCAATGGTCGTTATGTAGCAAATGTGAAGTGATGGgcaaaagaaataaatttggTCATTGTACAGTATCATtaaaag acaatataattcatgaaataaatattaaacataaaaaatacaggAAGGAAATACAAGTCTTAGAAAGATTAATGGCTGCTTTTGATACTGGTTTACCATGTGAGAGTAGTCTACTAAATTTATTCggttattatggtattataataatgaataaagcAATAAGAGTAATGGTTGAACAATgccaa gtaaaatgtaataaagataatttatttgagaCAAAAGATACACAGGggaatattaaagaaaaagttaataactcTGCTGGTATATATTCACCACTGCAAAGAATTCCTGAAATGCCACCTAAAGTAGAAACTTCAGTGATAGTTACTTTTATAAACGAACAACTAAATATTACATGCCCTGG gaATTTAAATTCAGATGCCCCATATGAATGGAAAGTAAAAGaccagattattttattatctaatgaGCGAATAAcagtagatatattaaatagactaactataaaaaatataactgaagaagatgaaaaaatatttac ATGTTGGCAAATTGATGACCTAGCTGGAATagtaaagataaaattaattaaaggatttaatatttcaaatcaaaaagatatatatttttatgcggTTTTTGTTGTCTTAGGGATTTTTGTATGGGTTGggcttaaaatgttttttgatagAGAAGCAGCATAttctaagtaa
- the LOC113556070 gene encoding uncharacterized protein LOC113556070 has protein sequence MMRGFMVFIAVATFSRFDCKIINVTHKSGGPDSIIEKIILPQNETTAFFETDNLAITDERKVISPQNKTTKLEKNSTSSAVQQNKTVVEQDNLRTDRKPKTRQVPVDVLMAASSDVTNSMNADQPYYQSPLMVYPFPMMNTYYPRYFPYTYPGYQGYPFFG, from the exons ATGATGCGGGGCttt ATGGTTTTTATAGCTGTAGCTACTTTTTCTCGTTTTGATTGCAAAATCATAAATGTTACCCATAAGTCTGGGGGTCCAGATAGTATCAtcgagaaaattattttaccgcAGAATGAAACAACGGCTTTTTTCGAGACAGACAATCTAGCGATTACCGATGAACGCAAAGTTATTTCACCACAGAATAAAACAAcgaaattggaaaaaaacagCACGTCCTCCGCCGTCCAGCAAAATAAAACTGTGGTCGAACAAGATAATTTAAGAACTGATCGAAAACCTAAGACTCGTCAAGTGCCTGTAGATGTTCTAATGGCGGCTAGTTCCGACGTGACGAACAGTATGAATGCCGACCAACCATACTACCAAAGTCCTTTAATGGTATATCCGTTTCCAATGATGAACACATATTACCCCAGATACTTTCCGTACACATACCCAGGATACCAAGGCTATCCTTTCTTtggatag